AATCCTGGCCTATATTTCCAAACCGGCGTACGACCCGAACAAGTTCGCCTATGGAGTAAACCCGGCGGACTGGAAAGCGCTCACCGATGACGAATGGCATCCCCTGCAGAACAGGGTGATCCAGGGGCAGTATCCGCCGGGATCCACTTTCAAGATCATCATGGCCCTGGGGGCGCTGGAAGAGGGAGTGATAAACACCTCCACCACCGTTTTCTGCCCCGGGTACTTCAACTTCGGCAACCGCGCGTACAGGTGCTGGAAAAAGGAGGGGCACGGCCATATGAACGTGCACACGGCGCTGGTGCAGTCGTGCGACGTGTTCTTCTATACGATGGGCATGAAGCTTGGGATAAACAGGATCGCAAGCTACGCCAACATGTTCGGACTTGGCGCGAAGACCAACCTCGGGTTCACCGGGGAAAAAGCCGGCCTGATCCCGACGACACAGTGGAAAGAGAGGGCGCGCAAGGAAAAGTGGATGCTCGGCGAAACGGTCTCCTGCGCCATTGGCCAGGGATATGTGCTCACGACACCGTTACAGCTGGCCAGGATGATCGCCGCTGTGGCCAACGGCGGCTCGCTTGTCCGGCCGACGATAGTGAAGACCGGCGACGCCGGCCCAAAGGAGGCGGAACGCGCTCCAATATCCCCCCAGAACATGGACACGGTCCGCCAGGCGTTGCGTGGAGTGGTTGCCGAGCCGCACGGGACGGCGTGGGCGCTCAAGGACGGGCCGTTTGAATACGCCGGCAAAACGGGGACAGCCCAGGTGATAAGGATGAAGCAGGGAGAGGTGGTGAAAACGCGCGACCAGGAATTGCGCTACAAGGATCACGCGTGGTTCGTGGCCTTCGCCCCTTTTGACGATCCGAAAATAGCCGTGGCCGTGATATCCGAACATGGCGGGCACGGCGGCGAGGCCGCGGCGCCCATAGCAAAGGCAATAATGGACGCATATCTGGGAAAGCTCATCGAGGCAAAAAAACCGGCGGCGGAGCCGGAAAGCAAGGAGGAATCCTAGGATGGACGGGCGTTACCTCGAAAGAAGCGCGACCCGCAACTTCGATTTCACCACCCTTGCGCTGACCATGACCCTTTGCGCCATCGGCTTCATGGCGATATACAGCGCAAATATGCAAAGCGATTCGGCCAACCTGCAGGGGATGTATATCCGCCAGGCCGCCTGGACCTTGTCGGCGATGGTGATAATAGGCGCAATGATGTTCGTGGACTACAGGACGATGGAAAGGCTTGCCTATCCTCTGTACTGGATAGGGGTGCTGTCACTTCTGGCGGTCACATTTTTCGGCAAGACTGTCAGCGGAGCCCAACGCTGGCTTTCCCTTGGCGGACTGAACGTCCAGCCGTCGGAATTCATGAAGATCGCGGTGATTCTGCTGGTGGTGCGGATCATAGACGATATGGAGAGGGAGACAGACCTGACGCTTTGGGACCTTCTCAGACCTGCGGCGTACGTTGTGGTCCCTTTCCTTCTGGTGGCCAAACAGCCGGACCTTGGAACGGCCATGATCTATTTCATCATACTCGCGGGGATAGCCTTTTTTGCCGGGATAAACAAGGGGACATTGCTGCGCATGGGCGTTGCCATCGCGCTTTTCCTCCCCACGTCATGGATGTTCCTCAAGCCATACCAGAAAAACAGGCTTTTGACTCTCCTTAATCCCGAGGAGGATCCGATGGGCAAGGGGTATCACACCATCCAGTCGAAAATAGCGATAGGCTCCGGCGGCCTTTGGGGCAAGGGGCTTTTCCAGGGGACGCAAAGCAAGCTTAACTTCCTGCCGGAAAAGCACACCGACTTCATATTCTCCGTCATATCCGAGGAGGTCGGCTTCATCGGCTCGCTTGTCATACTTTTCATATTTTTCCTGCTTATCATGAGGATCGTGGACGTGGCCATGACCTCGCGGGACAAGGGGGGAGCGCTGCTCGCCGCCGGGGTGGGCACAATGATCTCGTTCAATTTTTTGTACAACATAGGAATGACCCTCGGCATCGTCCCCATCGTGGGGGTGCCGCTGCCTTTCATATCGTACGGGGGCTCCGCGCTTCTCACAAACGCAATCGGGGTGGGGATCGCGCTGAACGTATCGTTCAGAAGGTTTTCCGTTGATTAGCGGGAAAACCGCGTTCGAACGCGTCCTTTCCAGAACGCGCAAGCCGTCGTCTTACCTGGGGACGGAGAAAAATTCCGTCCGCAAAGACCACGCCGCCGTCCGCGCATCCATCGCATTTGCGTTCCCGGACCTTTACGACATTGGCATGTCCCACCTGGGGCTGAAAATACTGTACGACATCGTAAACAAGCGGCCCGATTTCGCCGCCGAGCGCGTTTTCGCCCCGGACACGGACTTCGCCGAGGCGATAAAGGCCGAAGGCCTGCCGCTCATGTCGCTGGAGACGAAGACTCCGCTGCCGCAGTTCGACATGATAGGTTTCACGATACCGTATGAACTTTCATACACCACCATCCTGTGGACTCTCGACCTTGCCGGGATACCGCTTCACGCGGCGGACCGTGGCGAAGGACATCCGCTGGTGATCGGAGGGGGGGCGGGCGTTTACAATCCGGAGCCGATAGCGGAGTTTTTCGACCTGTTCTACCTTGGCGACGGCGAGGATGGGATAATTCAGCTCATGGAGGCTGCTGCGGACACGAAAGGGGCGCCGCGCCATGAACGTTTGAAAAGAATGGCCGATATCCGGGGCGTCTATGTCCCGTCGCTGTTCGACGTCTCCTATGAGCCGGAAGGCGGTGTGAATAATATAACCCCGCTTCTGGCCGGCCACGCAATGGCGGAACGGGTGTTCCTCCCTTCTCTGTCGCAGTCCCCCTACCCTTTCGACCTTGTGGTGCCGTTCGGCCAGCCGGCGCACGACAGGCTCAACGTGGAGATAGACAGGGGATGCGTCCAGGGTTGCCGCTTCTGCCAGGCGGGGACCACATACCGCCCGGCGCGGGAGCGGACCCCCGCCGAAGTGGAACGGATAGTTGACGAGGCGATCCGCCGAACGGGCTACGGCGAGGTGTCGCTCACGTCACTTAGCGCCGGGGACCATTCGCGCATCGGGGAACTGCTCACCGCGCTCATGGACAAATACGAGGGGGAGCGGGTTTCCGTCTCTCTGCCGTCGCTGCGCCCCGCCACGTTGACGGACGAAGTGATCCACCAGGCCGGAAGGGTGCGCCGGGGCGGCTTCACCATCACGGCGGAGGCCGGCAGCCAGCGGCTGCGCAACGTGCTGAACAAAAAGGTGACCGACGACGACGTTATCCGGGTCGCCTCAAGGCTTCTGGCCGAAGGCTGGAGGTCGCTGAAACTTTATTTCATGATCGGGCTTCCCACGGAGACGGACGAGGACGTGGAGGCGATTTACACCCTCGCCTCGCGGCTGGCAGTTTTGAACGTTGAAGGCGCCCGATTCATGAACATAAACGTGAGCGTGTCCAACTTCGTGCCAAAGGCGCACACCGCTTTCCAATGGCACGGGCAGGACGATATCGAGATGCTACAGGAGAAAAAGAAGCGGCTTTTCGAGATGATCCGGCGCAACCGCCGCATCACCCTCAAATGGCATGACGCGCGGATGAGCCAGATTGAGGCGGCGTTCGCCAAGGGGGACAGGCGCCTTTCAAAAGTGGTGGAGACCGCGTATGCCGAGGGCGCCAGGCTGGACGCATGGACGGAACATTTCAATCACGGCAGGTGGCTGGAAGCTTTCCGTAAATGCGGGCTGGACGTGAAGTTTTACGCCAACCGGCAAATCGGCCTGGACGAAACACTGCCATGGGACCACATCGCAACAGGGCTTTCCAAAAAGTATTTCCAGCGGGAATGGAAACTGGCCCGGCAAGGGGTGATGACGGAGGATTGCAAGACAGGCAAGTGCATCGGTTGCGGGCTGGACCCCGATGTATGCTTCAAGGCGTATGAGACCGCGCCGTTGCCTGCGGCCAGGCCCAAGGCGGCGGCAGAAGTATCCGGGCTTCGCTTCAAGTACAGACTTAAATTCAAAAAGGTTGGGCTTGCCCGCCATTTCTCCCAGCTTGAGTTCCAGAACATAATCCAGCGCGCCGCGCGTATGGCCGGATTGCCCATGGCGTATTCGCAGGGGCACAATCCGCATCCGAAGATATCTTTCGGCGCGGCGCTGCCGGTGGGGCTGGAGAGCGAGGCGGAGGAGATGGGAATCGAGCTTGCGGAGAACATGGCGCCGGACGCCGTGGCCCGTCGGCTTAACGGGTGCATGCCGGACGGGATAGAATTCACCGCCGCAAGGTTCGCCATGCCAGGGGAAAAGTCCATCAGCGAATCGGCAAAGGGATACGTTTACCTGCTGCGGTTTGGCGAGGGAGTGACCGCCGAAGCGTTGCGCCAGCGGACGGAGTGGTTCAACGCCTCCCCTTCCATCGAGGTGGAGAAAGCGCGGGAAAAAGGAGTGAAGCGGTTTGACATAAAACGGCTGGTCGAAAAACTCGAACCGGGCGATGACACACTTTCGGTAACGTTCACGGTGAACCTCGCCGCAGGGGGCTCCGCCCAGCCCAGGGACGTGGTCCACGCGCTGTTCGGCGAAAGCGCCGTCGAATGGAGCGGTGTGAAGACAGGGAAACTGGAAGGATAAGGCGCTGCTGGAAACCTATGCGCTCACCGTCCAATATAGGATGGCGTCAACTTCAAACCCAGTCCATGCATGATGGACATTATCGTCGACCAGCGGGGATTTCCCTCCGGAGTCAGCGCTTTATATAAAGTGTCGCGGGAGATATTTGCATTCTTGGCCAAAGAAACGATTTTGACGTTCCGCGCGGCGATATAATTCCTCAACGCGGCCAGAAAAACCTTCTCACTTTCCTCCATGGCCAGCTCAAGGTATTTTTGAGCGAACTTTTCGTCCATCAACCGCTCGCGCAACCCCTCGTCATAACTTGCCGATGGGGGATGATTTTTATTTCGCTTCAACGGCGCGGGCTTATTATAAACTCTCATTTCTATTGCCTTGTCCTGCGTTTGTAATCATCAAATGCTTTGATTGCGTCTTCAATATCGCGTTGCTGGCGGCGCTTCGTTCCACCGCCCAATAAAAGAATGATTTTGCCGCTTATATTCCCAAAATAAATCCGGTATCCAGGACCTTTATTCAAAGCTACTTCGTGAACACCATCTCGTACCGGCCGGACTTTCCCGGGGTTTCCTTGCCGGATCCGCTCGATTTGAATATCAATCAGCGCCGCGGCCGCGCCGAGTGTCTTTAACCATTTTTCAAAAGGTTTATTTCCATGAATATCCTGATATACAAGAATATCGTAAACAGTCTCCTGCATAATATCCTCCATGATTTTTTGTTGTTTCATCCATATTCTTTTCCCTTTCTCTGTTTTTCTCGTTAATAATTGGTTCTCTCAAACGAGACGTCTCTTTTATTGTTATGCAGATTATATTCTACATTGTCAACGCCCACCCTTCAATTCTTTTTCTTCCCTCAACTGCCCGCAGGCCGCCAGTATGTCCCTCCCGCGGCTTTCGCGCACGATGGCGGTGCGGTTGTTCTTCATGAGTATCTCGCGGAACTTTTCCACCCTCCCCTCATCCGGCCGCTTATAGGGGAGCCCAGGGCATTCGTTGAACGGGATCAGGTTTATTTTCGAAGGGATGTCCCGCGTAAGCTGGCAAAGCGCCTCCGCGTCCCTGTCCGAATCGTTCACACCGGAGAGCATCACGTACTCAAAGGTGATCCGCCTGCCGCGCGGCAGGGGCCATTTTGCAAGCGCCGCGAAAAGTTCCTTTAACGGATATTTTTTGTTGATGGGCATTATCTGGCCGCGCACATCGTCCGTCACGGCGTTGAGCGACACCGCCAGCTTCACTTTGGGAAAGTCCCCCGCCAGGTCCACTATGCGCGGCGCCAGCCCCGCCGTGGACAAAGTGATTTTCCTGGCTCCGATGATCCCCTCGTCCCCTTCCGTCCACACGTTAAGGGCGCGCAGGACGTTTTCATAATTGTCCAGCGGCTCGCCCATCCCCATGAGCACCACGTTTGTCACCCTCCCCCCCGGCACGGCCAGGCGGGCGGCGATAAGCTGGTCTATTATCTCCGCCGCCGAAAGATCGCGGATAAATCCCCATTTGCCCGTGAGGCAAAAGCGGCAGCCAAGCTTGCACCCCACCTGGGTGGAGACGCAAAGCGTGGCCCGGTCATCGGCCGGGATCCAGACGCTTTCCACGGTGTGGCCGTCTTCGAGCCTGTGGAGGAACTTGATCGTGCCGTCCTCCGACACGGACCGGGCGGCCTCCTCAAGCTTTGTGACACGCGCGATTTGCGGAAGGGTCTCGCGGAACTTTTTGGATATGTCTGTCATTTGCGAGAAGTCCGCCACGCCCCGCATGAATATCCACGCCCTCATCTGCTTGGCGCGATATGGCTTCTCGCCGAGGGATTCCAGCCACTGCTGGGTCTCCAGCGCAGTCAACTGCTTCAAATCAATCCGTTGCATATGGCCTTAAATGCATGTAAATTACCTTTAATGTGAATTTTCGTCATATTTTAATAATCATTCTGACCAATTCCGTTATAAAATGAAACCCGATTCTTTGCCTGGGGACATAAAATAACACGAACAGAGGGGTAAGACGCCATAAAGCATGGCCATTCGATTTTTTCATGCAGCGGTCCTGTTGATGGCCTGTGGGACATTTTCTTGCGCCACATCGCAGGTGGACAAGGCCTTTGGCGGCTCGCTTCCGGCGGATGAAGAGACGAAAACGATCGCGGAATATTGCCAAAGCTGCCATGTCCACAGGGATTTCGCCGCGGACAGGCATATGGAGGAAATCACGGGCAAATATGGCGAGGAGCCATACAAGTCCGCGAAAAGCTGCAGGACATGCCATACTGTGAGCCGCAGCCTGATGGGGGCGGAGACGCGGCAGACACGTTTTCCCGAGGGACGAATGATAAATGAGTGACATCCAGTCGACGATAAGAGTGGGGATCATCGGCGCCGGTGACGGGGCCAACTCCCTGCTGGACGTCCTCGCCGACTACACTGAGGTGAAGATCGTGGGGATTGCCTGCCGCACCGCGGACAGGCCGGCGGTGGCCAAGGCCAAACGCATGGGCGTTGTGGTGTTTGACGATTACCGGGAACTGGCCGAATCAAAGGATATTGACCTTATCATAGACGCCTCCGGCAATCCGGACGTGGAGATGTTCCTGGCCAACCGCAAAAACTCCGCCTCGGACGTTCTTTCCGGCTACAGCACCCTGTTCCTGTGGCGGATGGTGGAGGAGCACAAGAAACGC
This sequence is a window from Nitrospinota bacterium. Protein-coding genes within it:
- a CDS encoding type II toxin-antitoxin system RelE/ParE family toxin, whose product is MKQQKIMEDIMQETVYDILVYQDIHGNKPFEKWLKTLGAAAALIDIQIERIRQGNPGKVRPVRDGVHEVALNKGPGYRIYFGNISGKIILLLGGGTKRRQQRDIEDAIKAFDDYKRRTRQ
- a CDS encoding TIGR03960 family B12-binding radical SAM protein; the encoded protein is MISGKTAFERVLSRTRKPSSYLGTEKNSVRKDHAAVRASIAFAFPDLYDIGMSHLGLKILYDIVNKRPDFAAERVFAPDTDFAEAIKAEGLPLMSLETKTPLPQFDMIGFTIPYELSYTTILWTLDLAGIPLHAADRGEGHPLVIGGGAGVYNPEPIAEFFDLFYLGDGEDGIIQLMEAAADTKGAPRHERLKRMADIRGVYVPSLFDVSYEPEGGVNNITPLLAGHAMAERVFLPSLSQSPYPFDLVVPFGQPAHDRLNVEIDRGCVQGCRFCQAGTTYRPARERTPAEVERIVDEAIRRTGYGEVSLTSLSAGDHSRIGELLTALMDKYEGERVSVSLPSLRPATLTDEVIHQAGRVRRGGFTITAEAGSQRLRNVLNKKVTDDDVIRVASRLLAEGWRSLKLYFMIGLPTETDEDVEAIYTLASRLAVLNVEGARFMNINVSVSNFVPKAHTAFQWHGQDDIEMLQEKKKRLFEMIRRNRRITLKWHDARMSQIEAAFAKGDRRLSKVVETAYAEGARLDAWTEHFNHGRWLEAFRKCGLDVKFYANRQIGLDETLPWDHIATGLSKKYFQREWKLARQGVMTEDCKTGKCIGCGLDPDVCFKAYETAPLPAARPKAAAEVSGLRFKYRLKFKKVGLARHFSQLEFQNIIQRAARMAGLPMAYSQGHNPHPKISFGAALPVGLESEAEEMGIELAENMAPDAVARRLNGCMPDGIEFTAARFAMPGEKSISESAKGYVYLLRFGEGVTAEALRQRTEWFNASPSIEVEKAREKGVKRFDIKRLVEKLEPGDDTLSVTFTVNLAAGGSAQPRDVVHALFGESAVEWSGVKTGKLEG
- the mrdA gene encoding penicillin-binding protein 2: MLKPRPESEIFFKRVRSKSLVFTIVMALGCAVITMRLWHLQVIQYATLASKAENNRIRELSIDGLRGKILDRNGVTLVDNRPSFQLSLIPEDIDDPRQALDYLSSKIEIDQQAAIKEIESVKPFQPVALKRDLSREDVAFVEERRINLPGVFLEIKPIRNYLFGELGAHALGYLGAISESQLLSREFAKFSRNDFIGQAGVEKLYENGLRGSKGMKRLEVDAAGREMNHLEDISPKSGSNLYLTLDYDAQLAAEKSFEGHMGAAVALDPSTGEILAYISKPAYDPNKFAYGVNPADWKALTDDEWHPLQNRVIQGQYPPGSTFKIIMALGALEEGVINTSTTVFCPGYFNFGNRAYRCWKKEGHGHMNVHTALVQSCDVFFYTMGMKLGINRIASYANMFGLGAKTNLGFTGEKAGLIPTTQWKERARKEKWMLGETVSCAIGQGYVLTTPLQLARMIAAVANGGSLVRPTIVKTGDAGPKEAERAPISPQNMDTVRQALRGVVAEPHGTAWALKDGPFEYAGKTGTAQVIRMKQGEVVKTRDQELRYKDHAWFVAFAPFDDPKIAVAVISEHGGHGGEAAAPIAKAIMDAYLGKLIEAKKPAAEPESKEES
- the rlmN gene encoding 23S rRNA (adenine(2503)-C(2))-methyltransferase RlmN, producing MQRIDLKQLTALETQQWLESLGEKPYRAKQMRAWIFMRGVADFSQMTDISKKFRETLPQIARVTKLEEAARSVSEDGTIKFLHRLEDGHTVESVWIPADDRATLCVSTQVGCKLGCRFCLTGKWGFIRDLSAAEIIDQLIAARLAVPGGRVTNVVLMGMGEPLDNYENVLRALNVWTEGDEGIIGARKITLSTAGLAPRIVDLAGDFPKVKLAVSLNAVTDDVRGQIMPINKKYPLKELFAALAKWPLPRGRRITFEYVMLSGVNDSDRDAEALCQLTRDIPSKINLIPFNECPGLPYKRPDEGRVEKFREILMKNNRTAIVRESRGRDILAACGQLREEKELKGGR
- the rodA gene encoding rod shape-determining protein RodA, yielding MDGRYLERSATRNFDFTTLALTMTLCAIGFMAIYSANMQSDSANLQGMYIRQAAWTLSAMVIIGAMMFVDYRTMERLAYPLYWIGVLSLLAVTFFGKTVSGAQRWLSLGGLNVQPSEFMKIAVILLVVRIIDDMERETDLTLWDLLRPAAYVVVPFLLVAKQPDLGTAMIYFIILAGIAFFAGINKGTLLRMGVAIALFLPTSWMFLKPYQKNRLLTLLNPEEDPMGKGYHTIQSKIAIGSGGLWGKGLFQGTQSKLNFLPEKHTDFIFSVISEEVGFIGSLVILFIFFLLIMRIVDVAMTSRDKGGALLAAGVGTMISFNFLYNIGMTLGIVPIVGVPLPFISYGGSALLTNAIGVGIALNVSFRRFSVD
- a CDS encoding putative addiction module antidote protein, whose translation is MRVYNKPAPLKRNKNHPPSASYDEGLRERLMDEKFAQKYLELAMEESEKVFLAALRNYIAARNVKIVSLAKNANISRDTLYKALTPEGNPRWSTIMSIMHGLGLKLTPSYIGR